A genomic stretch from Cellulomonas sp. KRMCY2 includes:
- a CDS encoding glycoside hydrolase family 38 C-terminal domain-containing protein: MHHNDQHVTERSHRTLDEQLLPAVHRARARVDVEAWEVPDEPVAFEEAVAAAYRPLAVGDAWGRPWGTTWFHLRARVPEDWRVGKDSLELLVDLGFTDSSPGFQAEALAYRPDGRILKGIEPRNAHVTLPQRPGEPVELYLEAASNPDIAQGGRAFLPTPLGDKETAGDQPLYRLRRLELAIRDVRVWDLVQDVRTLHGLLDVLPRDRPRYATVLRALEQMLDVIDPDDVPGTAEQARDLLAPVLASPANATAHTVVAVGHAHIDSAWLWPVRETVRKCARTFANVLDLMDEDPDFVFACSSAQQYAWVKERYPALFERVRARVAEGRFVPVGGMWVESDTNMPGGEAMVRQFVAGKRFFLEEFGLESQEVWLPDSFGYSAALPQIAVGAGNRWFLTQKMSWNDTNTMPHHTFRWEGIDGTRIFTHFPPVDTYNSELSAVELDRAERQFADKGATNVSLVPFGFGDGGGGPTREMLAAARRAGDLEGLPRVRLGSAQSFFEAAEADYADPPVWSGELYLELHRGTYTSQARTKRGNRRSEHLLREAELWAAAAAVRTGASYPYDELESAWHTVLLQQFHDILPGSSIAWVHREAERRYDELAQRLEPLIDDALSTLVGAGSSPLCANAGPLAVADAPALGVAPALSDGAAPTVTATPEGGATLDNGLLRVVVDRDGLIRSVRHVATGREVVAAGAAAGLLQLHRDTPNKWDAWDIDAAYRRVHEDLTEAQSVAVIDGADGACVEVRRMFGASSVVQRIALRPGSTSVDLTFDIDWHERQKLLKLTFPVAVHADRFAAETQFGHVFRPTHTNTSWEAARFEVCAHRWVHVAEPGFGVGVANDSTYGHDVRRERTGSGDEATVIRLSLLRAPLFPDPEADQGRHALACSLVVGADVMDAVAEGYRLNVPPRAILGAGPSAPLLAVDDPAIVVEAVKLAEDRSGDLVVRLYEARGAARAGTLTTAFEWEAVVATDLLERPQAEVSADGRTGRVEVALRAFEIRTLRFSGARAAGTEERT, encoded by the coding sequence ATGCACCACAACGACCAGCACGTCACGGAGCGATCGCACCGGACTCTCGACGAGCAGCTCCTGCCCGCTGTCCACCGCGCGCGCGCCCGGGTGGACGTCGAGGCGTGGGAGGTCCCGGACGAGCCAGTCGCATTCGAGGAGGCCGTCGCGGCGGCATACCGACCGCTGGCGGTCGGCGATGCATGGGGCAGGCCGTGGGGTACCACCTGGTTCCACCTGCGGGCCCGCGTGCCCGAAGACTGGCGGGTCGGGAAGGACAGCCTCGAGCTGCTCGTCGACCTCGGGTTCACGGATTCAAGCCCCGGCTTCCAGGCGGAAGCGCTGGCCTACCGGCCCGACGGGCGGATCCTGAAGGGGATCGAGCCGCGCAACGCCCACGTGACGCTCCCTCAGCGGCCCGGCGAGCCCGTGGAGCTCTACCTCGAGGCGGCGTCGAACCCCGACATCGCCCAGGGTGGGCGTGCCTTCCTGCCGACACCGCTCGGCGACAAGGAGACCGCAGGCGACCAGCCGCTGTACCGGCTGCGCCGCCTAGAGCTGGCGATCCGCGACGTCAGGGTCTGGGACCTGGTCCAAGACGTCCGTACGCTCCACGGGCTCCTCGACGTGCTGCCGAGGGACCGGCCGCGATACGCCACCGTTCTGCGTGCGTTGGAGCAGATGCTCGACGTGATCGACCCGGACGACGTGCCGGGCACCGCCGAGCAGGCGCGCGACCTGCTCGCACCCGTGCTCGCCAGCCCAGCCAACGCGACCGCGCACACCGTCGTCGCGGTCGGGCACGCGCACATCGACTCGGCGTGGCTGTGGCCGGTGCGGGAGACCGTGCGCAAGTGCGCACGGACGTTCGCCAACGTGCTCGACCTGATGGACGAAGATCCCGACTTCGTCTTCGCCTGCTCGTCGGCCCAGCAGTACGCCTGGGTGAAGGAACGGTACCCGGCGCTGTTCGAACGGGTCCGGGCCAGGGTTGCGGAGGGTCGCTTCGTCCCGGTCGGCGGCATGTGGGTCGAGTCGGACACCAACATGCCCGGCGGCGAGGCGATGGTCCGCCAGTTCGTCGCAGGCAAGCGGTTCTTCCTCGAGGAGTTCGGGCTGGAGTCGCAGGAGGTGTGGCTGCCCGACTCGTTCGGGTACTCCGCCGCGCTGCCGCAGATCGCCGTCGGCGCGGGCAACCGGTGGTTCCTGACCCAGAAGATGTCGTGGAACGACACCAACACGATGCCGCACCACACCTTCCGGTGGGAGGGCATCGACGGCACGCGGATCTTCACCCACTTCCCGCCGGTGGACACGTACAACTCCGAGCTGTCCGCGGTCGAGCTCGACCGCGCCGAACGCCAGTTCGCGGACAAGGGGGCGACGAACGTCTCGCTCGTGCCGTTCGGCTTCGGGGACGGCGGCGGCGGCCCGACCCGGGAGATGCTCGCCGCCGCGCGGCGAGCGGGCGACTTGGAGGGTTTGCCGCGGGTGCGACTCGGATCTGCACAGAGCTTCTTCGAGGCGGCCGAGGCCGACTACGCCGATCCGCCGGTGTGGTCGGGCGAGCTCTACCTCGAGCTCCACCGCGGCACGTACACGTCCCAGGCGCGCACCAAGCGGGGCAACCGGCGCAGCGAGCACCTGCTGCGCGAGGCCGAGCTGTGGGCGGCGGCGGCCGCGGTGCGCACGGGCGCCTCGTACCCGTACGACGAGCTCGAGAGCGCATGGCACACCGTGCTGCTGCAGCAGTTCCACGACATCCTCCCCGGCTCATCGATCGCCTGGGTGCACCGCGAGGCGGAGCGCAGGTACGACGAGCTCGCACAGCGGCTCGAACCCCTGATCGACGACGCGCTCTCCACCCTCGTCGGCGCCGGGTCGTCGCCCCTGTGCGCGAACGCCGGCCCGCTCGCGGTGGCCGACGCCCCGGCCCTGGGCGTGGCGCCGGCGCTGTCCGACGGTGCCGCCCCGACGGTCACCGCCACCCCGGAGGGTGGAGCCACGCTGGACAACGGCCTGCTGCGGGTGGTCGTCGACCGGGACGGCCTGATCCGGTCCGTCCGCCACGTGGCGACCGGGCGCGAGGTCGTGGCCGCCGGCGCCGCCGCGGGCCTGCTCCAGCTGCACCGGGACACGCCGAACAAGTGGGATGCCTGGGACATCGACGCGGCGTACCGGCGGGTGCACGAGGACCTCACCGAGGCGCAGTCCGTCGCCGTCATCGACGGCGCCGACGGCGCGTGCGTCGAGGTTCGCCGGATGTTCGGCGCGTCGAGCGTGGTGCAGCGGATCGCGCTGCGGCCAGGCTCCACGTCGGTCGACCTGACCTTCGACATCGACTGGCACGAGCGGCAGAAGCTGCTGAAGCTCACCTTCCCCGTCGCCGTGCACGCCGACCGGTTCGCGGCCGAGACCCAGTTCGGGCACGTGTTCCGGCCCACGCACACCAACACGTCATGGGAGGCCGCCAGGTTCGAGGTCTGCGCGCACCGCTGGGTGCACGTCGCGGAGCCCGGCTTCGGCGTCGGGGTCGCGAACGACTCGACCTACGGGCACGACGTGCGCCGCGAGCGCACCGGTTCGGGCGACGAGGCGACGGTGATCCGCCTCAGCCTGCTGCGGGCGCCGCTCTTCCCCGACCCCGAGGCGGATCAGGGTCGGCACGCGTTGGCGTGCTCGCTCGTCGTCGGCGCGGACGTCATGGACGCCGTCGCCGAGGGTTACCGGCTCAACGTCCCGCCGCGCGCGATCCTCGGCGCGGGTCCGAGCGCTCCGCTGCTCGCCGTGGACGACCCGGCGATCGTCGTGGAGGCGGTCAAGCTCGCGGAGGATCGATCAGGGGACCTCGTCGTGCGCCTGTACGAAGCGCGCGGGGCAGCCCGGGCGGGGACGCTGACCACCGCCTTCGAGTGGGAGGCGGTGGTGGCGACCGACCTGCTGGAGCGACCGCAGGCTGAGGTCAGTGCCGACGGGCGAACGGGCCGGGTGGAGGTCGCGCTGCGCGCATTCGAGATCCGCACCCTGCGCTTCTCCGGCGCGCGGGCGGCGGGTACGGAGGAGCGGACGTGA
- a CDS encoding carbohydrate ABC transporter permease, with protein sequence MTPAVWVRRGGLSTLAFGLPMVLVFALFSWWPILRSVVMSLQQTNFIVTEWVGVENFARVLADPLLGRAAWNTVQFILWSVAIGFPTPILLAVFIAELRRTRAFASVLAYLPVIVPPVVAVLLWKNFYHPSESGLFNTVLGWLGVGPLAWLNDGDLAVPAIIVEATWAGFGTATVIYLATLMTIRTELYEAAEIDGASILRRFWHITLPQMRGTLLIMFLLQVIGVFQLFTEPYIMTGGGPENRTVTVMMLIYRYAFVSGDYGRATALSLLLAAALAVLSAAYLWATRRWSQS encoded by the coding sequence GTGACGCCGGCAGTCTGGGTGCGGCGCGGTGGACTGAGCACCCTCGCCTTCGGGCTGCCGATGGTGCTCGTGTTCGCGCTGTTCTCGTGGTGGCCGATCCTGCGCAGCGTGGTGATGAGCCTCCAGCAGACGAACTTCATCGTCACCGAATGGGTCGGCGTGGAGAACTTCGCGCGGGTGCTGGCCGACCCGCTGCTCGGCCGGGCAGCCTGGAACACGGTGCAGTTCATCCTGTGGTCGGTTGCCATCGGCTTCCCGACGCCGATCCTGCTGGCGGTCTTCATCGCCGAGCTGCGGCGCACGAGAGCGTTCGCGTCGGTGCTCGCGTACCTGCCGGTCATCGTGCCGCCGGTGGTGGCGGTCCTGCTGTGGAAGAACTTCTACCACCCGAGCGAGTCGGGCCTGTTCAACACCGTCCTCGGGTGGCTCGGGGTGGGGCCGTTGGCATGGCTGAACGACGGCGACCTGGCCGTCCCGGCGATCATCGTCGAGGCGACCTGGGCGGGCTTCGGCACCGCGACCGTCATCTACCTGGCGACCCTCATGACGATCCGCACGGAGCTGTACGAGGCGGCGGAGATCGACGGTGCCTCGATCCTGCGCAGGTTCTGGCACATCACGCTGCCGCAGATGCGGGGGACCTTGCTCATCATGTTCCTGCTGCAGGTGATCGGCGTGTTCCAGCTGTTCACCGAGCCCTACATCATGACCGGGGGCGGTCCGGAGAACCGGACGGTGACGGTGATGATGCTCATCTACCGGTACGCCTTCGTGTCCGGCGACTACGGGCGTGCCACGGCATTGAGCCTGCTCCTCGCCGCCGCGCTGGCCGTGCTGTCGGCGGCCTACCTGTGGGCGACCCGCCGCTGGAGCCAGTCGTGA
- a CDS encoding carbohydrate ABC transporter permease — MSAPVSELGVRTGPADGATRERVRRIWRSRTPRESDGELSIVSFQDRKAPRVRLALAVVGVLVLVGLVLTSVGPLAWLFKAATSTSTETLAQPFALWPSGLHWDNFVEAFQRVRFGTYLANTLWICLGNWLLGILVATSGGYFLAILRPAYAKVISAMLLATLFIPGVVSLVPLYLTVIDVPLVGVNLLNSFWAVWLPAAASAFNVLLVERSFAALPRDVFEAARIDGAGKLRVFWSIVLPMSRPILGVVSLLIVVAGYKEFLWPLLVLPDAGKQPLSVALPRLEQTTELSVYLAALFLALAIPVLFFVLFQKHFLSAASSQGAIKE; from the coding sequence GTGAGCGCGCCGGTGTCCGAGCTCGGCGTGAGGACCGGACCTGCCGATGGAGCGACCCGCGAGCGGGTCCGCCGCATCTGGCGCTCCCGCACGCCGAGGGAGTCGGACGGCGAGCTCAGCATCGTCTCCTTCCAGGACCGCAAGGCGCCCCGGGTCCGACTGGCGCTCGCGGTGGTGGGCGTCCTGGTCCTCGTCGGCCTGGTGCTCACCAGCGTCGGGCCGTTGGCCTGGCTCTTCAAGGCGGCGACCTCCACCTCGACCGAGACTCTGGCCCAGCCGTTCGCGCTGTGGCCCTCCGGACTCCACTGGGACAACTTCGTCGAGGCCTTCCAGCGGGTCAGGTTCGGCACCTACCTGGCGAACACGCTCTGGATCTGCCTGGGCAACTGGCTCCTCGGGATCCTCGTCGCGACCAGCGGCGGGTACTTCCTGGCAATCCTGCGGCCCGCGTACGCCAAGGTGATCTCGGCGATGCTCCTGGCGACCCTGTTCATCCCGGGCGTCGTGTCGCTGGTGCCCCTTTACCTCACCGTCATCGACGTCCCGCTGGTCGGCGTCAACCTGCTCAACTCCTTCTGGGCGGTCTGGCTCCCGGCGGCGGCCTCGGCGTTCAACGTGCTGCTCGTCGAGCGGTCCTTCGCGGCGCTGCCACGGGACGTGTTCGAGGCTGCCCGCATCGACGGCGCGGGCAAGCTCCGCGTGTTCTGGTCGATCGTGCTGCCGATGTCGAGGCCGATCCTCGGCGTCGTCTCCCTCCTCATCGTCGTCGCGGGCTACAAGGAGTTCCTCTGGCCGCTGCTCGTCCTGCCGGACGCGGGCAAGCAGCCCCTGTCCGTCGCCTTGCCCCGGCTCGAGCAGACCACCGAGCTGTCGGTGTACCTGGCTGCGCTCTTCCTCGCGCTCGCCATCCCAGTCCTGTTCTTCGTGCTCTTCCAGAAGCACTTCCTCAGCGCGGCCAGCAGCCAGGGCGCGATCAAGGAGTGA
- a CDS encoding glycoside hydrolase family 97 protein yields MWIGGLGERAWRHASVLATGVLRPRPGIVPGHYSDKQNNVRRRVRPRVVPTEQAAMQRGLTMRWTFASPGGDVALTVGLDGAGRLSCDAARRGADQVTVLLGIERADASFDAGLAALGAPVVGAVDEAYEMRHGKRSRLHHHATTATVAVCNAAGDRLDLDLRVYDTAIAFRYRFPENDDDGRLRTVTGEMTTFRLPADGRAWLQPVSPSDSPDHAHENLYANGVPIGTPSPSHAWDLPATFEVEGHWLLVGEADLDAGYHGARLAGAPHGRSYAVVGPDSWEGRGLGAAQASSTLPWTLPWRFIGFADTAAALLESTVVTDLARPSRLADTSWIRPGRASWSWWSDVSSPRDLATLRRFVDLAAEMGWEYSLIDANWTVHSEAEMRQLVRYAAARAVGIWLWYNSGGPHNDVAGEPRDLMHEQVVRRREMARIAAWGVVGLKVDFFHSDKQDGIGRYLGILEDAAEARLMVNFHGCTVPRGWERTWPHLMTMEAVRGAEWYLINLAFADDAVWHNTVLPFTRNVIGPMDYTPVTFSDTFRARRTTAAHELALAVVFETGILHFADSAESYRNQDPAVLDVLRRVPVAWDDTVGLAGEPGDHAVMARRNGDTWWVAGINGPNANPGADLDLTRLGPLRGTWCIVHDGAGRDSVLTREVRIDDQPEFAGFRSPPMAAGGGFVARLEAH; encoded by the coding sequence ATGTGGATCGGCGGCCTCGGAGAACGAGCGTGGCGCCATGCGTCCGTCCTGGCCACCGGTGTGCTCCGTCCTCGTCCGGGGATCGTGCCTGGACATTACTCCGACAAACAGAATAATGTACGACGGCGGGTCCGGCCAAGAGTCGTGCCGACCGAGCAGGCGGCGATGCAGAGGGGACTGACGATGCGGTGGACGTTTGCTTCGCCGGGGGGCGACGTCGCTCTGACGGTGGGGCTCGACGGCGCTGGGCGCCTGTCATGCGACGCGGCGCGGCGAGGCGCCGACCAGGTGACTGTGCTGCTGGGCATCGAGCGGGCAGACGCCTCGTTCGACGCCGGGCTGGCCGCGCTGGGCGCGCCGGTGGTCGGGGCCGTCGACGAGGCGTACGAGATGCGTCACGGGAAGCGCAGCCGGCTCCATCATCACGCCACCACGGCGACCGTCGCCGTGTGCAACGCGGCGGGCGATCGGCTCGACCTCGACCTGCGGGTGTATGACACCGCCATCGCGTTCCGGTACCGCTTTCCGGAGAACGACGACGACGGCCGGCTTCGGACGGTCACTGGCGAGATGACGACCTTCAGACTCCCGGCGGACGGGCGGGCGTGGCTCCAGCCCGTGTCACCGTCCGACAGTCCCGACCACGCGCACGAGAACCTCTACGCCAACGGCGTCCCGATCGGCACGCCGTCACCGTCGCACGCGTGGGACCTCCCCGCGACGTTCGAGGTCGAAGGCCATTGGCTGCTGGTCGGCGAGGCCGACCTGGACGCGGGCTACCACGGCGCCCGGCTGGCCGGTGCGCCGCACGGGCGCTCGTACGCCGTGGTCGGGCCCGACTCCTGGGAAGGGCGCGGCCTGGGGGCGGCGCAGGCGTCGTCGACCCTGCCGTGGACGTTGCCGTGGCGGTTCATCGGGTTCGCGGACACCGCGGCGGCGTTGCTGGAGTCCACCGTCGTGACGGACCTGGCCCGGCCGAGCCGCCTTGCTGACACCTCGTGGATCCGCCCAGGCCGCGCCTCGTGGAGCTGGTGGTCGGACGTGTCCAGTCCGCGTGACCTCGCCACGCTACGCCGGTTCGTCGATCTCGCAGCCGAGATGGGGTGGGAGTACTCGCTCATCGACGCCAACTGGACGGTCCACTCTGAAGCGGAGATGCGTCAGCTCGTCCGCTACGCCGCCGCCCGCGCGGTGGGCATCTGGCTCTGGTACAACTCCGGGGGCCCGCACAACGACGTTGCCGGGGAACCTCGGGACCTCATGCACGAGCAGGTCGTCCGTCGGCGCGAGATGGCCCGGATCGCGGCGTGGGGGGTCGTCGGGCTCAAGGTCGACTTCTTTCACTCCGACAAGCAGGATGGCATCGGCCGCTACCTCGGCATCCTGGAAGACGCAGCCGAGGCCCGGCTGATGGTCAACTTCCACGGCTGCACCGTCCCCCGCGGCTGGGAGCGGACCTGGCCGCACCTCATGACGATGGAAGCGGTGCGTGGCGCTGAGTGGTACCTGATCAACCTGGCCTTCGCCGACGACGCCGTGTGGCACAACACGGTGCTGCCCTTCACCCGCAACGTCATCGGGCCCATGGACTACACGCCTGTGACCTTCAGCGACACCTTCCGGGCGCGGCGCACCACCGCGGCGCACGAGCTTGCGCTCGCCGTCGTCTTCGAGACCGGGATCCTGCACTTCGCCGACTCTGCCGAGTCGTACCGCAATCAGGACCCGGCCGTGCTCGACGTCCTCCGCCGCGTGCCCGTAGCGTGGGACGACACTGTGGGCCTGGCGGGGGAGCCGGGCGATCACGCCGTGATGGCCCGGCGCAACGGCGACACGTGGTGGGTCGCGGGCATCAACGGCCCCAACGCGAACCCGGGGGCCGACCTCGACCTCACCCGGCTCGGGCCGTTGCGTGGCACGTGGTGCATCGTGCACGACGGGGCCGGGCGCGACAGTGTCTTGACGCGGGAGGTGCGGATCGACGACCAGCCGGAGTTCGCCGGCTTCCGAAGTCCGCCGATGGCCGCTGGCGGCGGCTTCGTCGCCCGCCTCGAAGCCCACTGA
- a CDS encoding ROK family transcriptional regulator: protein MAQMASGRNSLEVTNRGSAPTARRPGLRRGSNLTHVADFNHSVVLDAIRRSRAGVSRAELTAGTGLAAQTVSDICQRLLDQGLIAETGTSSTGLGRPRRTLELVPGSRHALGLHIDPATITYVLLDLGGSLVAHASHETRVTTEPDRILAEMSRSLDDLITRSGVDATSIVGLGIASPGPIDTEGGIVVDPPHLPGWHRVKLRDRLGEATGLPVVLDKDVTAAAVAERWAGAAVGASDFALLYLGTGVGVGIVTDDIVVRGHSGNAGDIGHLIVDVDGPPCPCGQRGCLGVTVSPLTLAREAEAAGVLGASPDEDNWMGAIRRFSLVCRAADDGDERALAILHRCARRLARAIATVADLTDANLFVVGGPAWEPAARHYLPTLESQVSAQFVMRDIHDVRVVGTSLGADVGALGAASLVLDGTFAARPSALLLG from the coding sequence ATGGCGCAGATGGCGTCCGGCCGGAATTCGCTCGAGGTGACGAATCGCGGTTCGGCGCCCACCGCACGGCGGCCGGGCCTGCGACGAGGGTCGAACCTCACGCACGTCGCCGACTTCAACCATTCTGTCGTCCTGGACGCCATCCGACGCTCCCGCGCGGGCGTCTCCCGCGCCGAGCTGACCGCCGGCACCGGGCTCGCCGCGCAGACGGTATCCGACATCTGCCAGCGCCTGCTCGACCAAGGGCTGATCGCCGAGACCGGCACCAGCTCGACCGGGCTCGGCCGGCCCCGCCGGACCCTGGAGCTGGTACCCGGCAGCCGGCACGCTCTGGGCCTGCACATCGATCCGGCGACGATCACCTACGTCCTGCTCGACCTGGGCGGCAGCCTCGTCGCGCACGCGAGCCATGAGACGAGGGTGACCACCGAGCCCGACCGCATCCTTGCTGAGATGTCGCGCTCGCTGGACGACCTCATCACGCGTTCCGGCGTTGATGCGACAAGCATCGTCGGGCTGGGCATCGCCTCACCCGGACCGATCGACACGGAGGGCGGGATCGTCGTCGACCCGCCCCATCTGCCCGGCTGGCACCGGGTCAAGCTCCGCGACCGCCTCGGGGAGGCCACCGGACTCCCCGTCGTCCTCGACAAGGACGTCACGGCCGCCGCAGTCGCCGAGCGCTGGGCGGGAGCCGCCGTGGGCGCCAGCGACTTCGCACTGCTGTACCTGGGCACCGGCGTGGGCGTCGGGATCGTCACCGACGACATCGTCGTGCGCGGGCACTCCGGCAACGCGGGCGACATCGGTCACCTCATCGTCGACGTCGACGGCCCGCCGTGCCCGTGCGGCCAGCGCGGTTGCCTCGGTGTGACCGTCTCCCCGTTGACCCTGGCCCGGGAGGCCGAGGCAGCCGGCGTCCTCGGGGCCAGCCCCGACGAGGACAACTGGATGGGGGCGATCCGACGGTTCTCTCTGGTCTGTCGCGCTGCCGACGATGGCGATGAGCGCGCACTGGCGATCCTGCACCGTTGCGCGCGGCGGCTCGCCCGCGCGATCGCCACGGTTGCCGACCTGACCGACGCGAACCTATTCGTCGTCGGTGGCCCGGCCTGGGAACCGGCCGCGCGCCACTACCTGCCGACGCTGGAGTCGCAGGTCTCTGCGCAGTTCGTGATGCGGGACATCCACGACGTCCGGGTCGTCGGCACCTCGCTCGGTGCCGACGTCGGCGCGCTCGGCGCGGCCAGCCTCGTGCTCGACGGCACGTTCGCCGCCCGGCCTTCGGCCCTGCTGCTCGGCTGA
- a CDS encoding acetylxylan esterase: MSPVRDEETMHFDLPLDQLRQYRPEIAVPEDFDGFWAGTLTEARRHDLGVSAALVDTGFAAIETYDVRFAGFGGHPIRAWLRVPADRRGGQAPVVIEYHGYGGGRGWAIDPVMWPLAGYAHLSVDTRGQGAGRQRSATPDPEPGDAGEPTGWMTRGIRAPETAYYRRVFTDAVRAVEAARTLPGVDPARVVVTGVSQGGGIALAVAGLVRDLAAAMVDVPFLCHIERAITLTDRDPYQEIVRFLRAHREEEPVVLRTLSYVDAANHAVRANAPALFSVGLMDLTCPPRTVFAAYNRYHCDDKEIVVYPYNDHEGGQAPHEQAKLDWLRARVAP; encoded by the coding sequence ATGTCACCGGTACGAGACGAGGAGACCATGCACTTCGACCTGCCGCTCGACCAGCTGCGCCAGTACCGGCCCGAGATCGCGGTGCCCGAGGACTTCGACGGGTTCTGGGCAGGCACCCTCACAGAGGCGCGACGCCACGACCTCGGTGTCAGCGCGGCGCTCGTCGACACCGGGTTCGCCGCGATCGAGACGTACGACGTGCGATTCGCCGGGTTCGGTGGCCACCCGATCCGTGCCTGGCTGCGCGTACCGGCCGACCGCCGAGGAGGGCAGGCGCCGGTCGTCATCGAGTACCACGGCTACGGCGGCGGCCGCGGGTGGGCGATCGACCCGGTCATGTGGCCGCTCGCCGGCTACGCCCACCTGTCCGTCGACACGCGGGGCCAGGGTGCGGGGCGGCAGCGGAGCGCCACGCCCGACCCGGAGCCGGGCGACGCAGGAGAGCCGACGGGGTGGATGACACGGGGGATCCGCGCCCCTGAGACGGCCTACTACCGGCGGGTCTTCACCGACGCCGTGCGTGCGGTGGAAGCCGCCCGCACCCTTCCCGGCGTGGATCCGGCCCGGGTCGTCGTCACCGGCGTCAGCCAGGGCGGCGGCATCGCGCTCGCGGTCGCCGGTCTCGTACGGGATCTCGCGGCGGCAATGGTCGACGTCCCGTTCCTGTGTCACATCGAGCGCGCGATCACCCTGACCGACCGTGACCCGTACCAGGAGATCGTGCGCTTCCTGCGGGCGCACCGCGAGGAGGAGCCGGTCGTGCTGCGGACCCTGTCGTACGTGGATGCAGCCAATCACGCCGTGCGCGCGAATGCTCCCGCTCTGTTCTCCGTCGGGCTGATGGACCTCACCTGCCCGCCGCGGACCGTGTTCGCCGCGTACAACCGCTATCACTGCGACGACAAGGAGATCGTCGTGTACCCGTACAACGATCACGAGGGCGGTCAGGCACCGCACGAGCAGGCGAAGCTGGACTGGCTACGTGCGCGGGTAGCGCCCTGA
- a CDS encoding ABC transporter substrate-binding protein, with product MMRRKSLHMGAGAVIAAAALLLVGCTTDTDSPDTSDGAAPAENVPVTISISDLPTTENQEARDALLAQVAAFEDLYPDITVEATETVWTADTFQAMLAGGTMPTVMSVPFTDIASLIERDQVADITDYIADSEVLAHLNPALATLATDSDGKVRGVPIAAYPMGLIYNRTLFEKAGLDPDDPPQTWDDVREAAKAIEENTDAQGFQAMTADNTGGWVLTTMSYAFGGTLIDEEGAATIDNEATQQALEFYRSLRWDDNTFGTNFLVNYGDANNAFAAGQVGMFVQGADLYRNAVVNLGMDPDDFGVAPLPQDSDGLGTLGGGNVAVVNPTATPEEISAAVTWIEFFRFGRFLDEEVAVAQAEADVANGQAVGVPEIRIVGAEEYDQWLGWVADLVNVPRDHFELFLSTVEDVALVPEPAPSGQEIYAALDPVVQAVLTRQDADIDQLLGDAQGTVQGILDAAR from the coding sequence ATGATGAGACGGAAGTCTTTGCACATGGGCGCGGGGGCGGTCATCGCCGCCGCGGCGCTCCTCCTGGTCGGATGCACCACCGATACTGACTCCCCGGACACGTCCGACGGTGCGGCGCCGGCGGAGAACGTCCCGGTGACGATCTCGATCAGCGACCTGCCGACCACCGAGAACCAGGAGGCCCGGGACGCGCTGCTGGCGCAGGTCGCCGCGTTCGAGGACCTGTACCCGGACATCACGGTGGAGGCGACCGAGACCGTCTGGACGGCCGACACCTTCCAGGCGATGCTCGCCGGCGGGACGATGCCAACCGTGATGTCCGTCCCCTTCACGGACATCGCCTCGCTCATCGAGCGCGACCAGGTGGCCGACATCACCGACTACATCGCCGACTCGGAGGTGCTGGCCCACCTCAACCCCGCCCTGGCCACCCTCGCCACCGACTCGGACGGGAAGGTCCGCGGTGTGCCGATCGCGGCGTACCCGATGGGCCTGATCTACAACCGCACCCTGTTCGAGAAGGCGGGTCTTGACCCGGACGACCCACCGCAGACGTGGGACGACGTGCGCGAGGCGGCCAAGGCGATCGAGGAGAACACGGACGCCCAGGGCTTCCAGGCGATGACGGCGGACAACACCGGGGGGTGGGTGCTCACCACGATGTCCTACGCGTTCGGCGGCACGCTGATCGACGAGGAGGGCGCCGCGACCATCGACAACGAGGCGACCCAGCAGGCTCTGGAGTTCTACCGGTCGTTGCGTTGGGACGACAACACGTTCGGCACCAACTTCCTGGTCAACTACGGCGACGCGAACAACGCGTTCGCAGCCGGCCAGGTGGGCATGTTCGTCCAGGGTGCCGACCTGTATCGGAACGCAGTCGTCAACCTCGGCATGGACCCGGACGACTTCGGTGTGGCTCCGCTCCCGCAGGACTCTGATGGGCTCGGCACACTGGGTGGCGGCAACGTCGCGGTGGTCAATCCGACGGCGACACCGGAGGAGATCTCCGCCGCGGTGACGTGGATCGAGTTCTTCCGCTTCGGGCGGTTCCTCGATGAGGAGGTCGCGGTCGCGCAGGCCGAGGCCGACGTCGCCAATGGTCAGGCGGTCGGTGTGCCGGAGATCCGGATCGTGGGAGCCGAGGAGTACGACCAGTGGCTCGGCTGGGTGGCAGACCTCGTCAACGTTCCCCGCGACCACTTCGAGCTGTTCCTCTCGACCGTCGAGGACGTGGCGCTGGTACCGGAGCCCGCACCCAGCGGTCAGGAGATCTACGCGGCACTCGACCCGGTGGTACAGGCGGTCCTCACCCGGCAGGACGCCGACATCGACCAGCTGCTCGGCGACGCACAGGGCACCGTCCAGGGCATCCTCGACGCCGCAAGGTGA